In Brevibacillus marinus, the genomic window CAAGCTGAAGCGGGGGACGACGGTTTTGCAGCTGCCGGAAATCATGGACAGCCTTCGTCCGTATCTGCAGACCAATCTCAAATCACTGGACATGATCAAACTGGCGGCGCTCGGGCTGACGTTGAACGGGACGAGGGCGGACGGTTATCAGCTGCCGCAGCAGGGCGCTTTTCGCGAGGCAAACCGCGGCGGTTCCGTACTGCTGCCGAACGTGGCCGAGGTACAGCGATACGTCCAGGATGTGCTGAGCCAATCGGCGGAGCAGAGCGATGCGGCAGATGCCGGTGCGGCGGGGCAGCGTTAGGAATCGGGAGCAACAGAAAACGTCCCGGCTTCTCGCCCCCTGCTTTTTCGGTCCTCCCCGGAGCGGTTGCTCCGGGTCAGCGGGAAGAAAGCGTGAAGACAAAGTCAAGTAACGGACGAAGGAGCGTCCCTTTTCTGAAACGAACGACTTTTGCCAACCACCCGAGCGAAAGCCCAGCGAAGCGGGGGCTTTCGGGCGCAAACGTGAAAATACGTCGAAGCGATTACTTCTTTTTGTGCCCGCCCGCTTCGCTTGGCTGAAGCGGGCGAAAAATGCTTCCCTGCTGGTTGGCAACGGAGTGAGGGAAGGAAAAGGGACGCCTTTCTCCAGGTGCAGGACTTTGTCAGCAGTCTGCCCCGGAGCGGTTGCTCCGGGTTATTCGTATTTTTCCATTGACAGAATGACAAGCTTTATATATTGTTAAATTGCTTTGGATTAAATCTGAGTAAGACACTTGGAATTGTGGGTCGTTTTGTATATAATGGAGAAAGGTGGAGCAGGCGCTTGATTACGCTGTCCAATGTCGTCAAAACATTTGCCAGCCGCTTTGGATCGTTTAATGCGCTGAACGGCATTGATCTGACGATTCAAAAAGGAGAGATTTTTGGGATTATCGGATACAGCGGGGCCGGTAAATCGACACTGGTACGGATGATAAACATGTTGGAAACGCCGACCAGCGGGGAGGTCTTCCTCGGCGAGACGAAGCTGAACCAACTCTCGGTTCGCGAACTGCGCAAGGCGCGGCGGAAAATCGGGATGGTCTTTCAGCACTTCAACCTGCTTTGGTCGCGCACCGTGGCCGAAAACGTGGCCCTGCCGCTGGAAATCGCGGGAATCCCGAAGCGGGAGCACGCCGCTCGCGTGACGGAACTGCTCAACCTGGTGGGGTTGGCCGACAAGGCGGACGCCTACCCTTCCCAGCTCTCCGGCGGGCAGAAACAGCGTGTCGGCATTGCGCGTGCCTTGGCCAACCAGCCGGACGTGCTGTTGTGCGACGAAGCGACATCGGCGCTCGATCCCAAGACCACCGATTCGATTCTCGAACTGTTGCGGGAGATCAACCGCAAACTGGGCTTGACCATTGTACTGATCACGCACGAGATGCACGTGATTGAGAAAATTTGCGACCGGGTCGCGGTGATGGAGAACGGCCGGATCATTGAGCTGGGCAGTGTTGTCGAGGTGTTTTCCCATCCCAAGACAACGACGACCCGCGAGCTGATCAGTCAGGTGGCCGGCACGGAACCGGTGGAGGAAGCGTTCCTCGACGAATTGGCCGACGGAGCGGTGCTGCGCTTGACTTTCCTCGGGGAAGCGGCCAATCAGACGGTGATCAGCCGAATGGTCAAAGAACTGGATGTAGACGTGAATATTCTGCAGGGCCAGATCAAACGGTTGAAGGATATCGCCTTTGGTACCCTGTACATTCAGCTTCTGGGAGATACTGAGCTGGTGGCGCGAGCGAAGGCCTTCCTCGAGCAGCAAGGCATTACGGTGGACGTGCTGCGCGGGGCGCAAGGGGGTGACCGGCGATGAGCGATTGGTTGGCAACCCTTTTTCCAGCTGTGGTTCAGTTTTGGGATATTATTGAAAAATCAATCTACGAAACGATCTACATGGTTGGCGTCTCCCTGTTTTTTGCCTCGCTGATCGGGATTCCGCTCGGCGTCCTGCTGGTCATTACCAGCCGCAACCACCTGCTGCCGCTGCCGGCGGTGAACCAAGTCCTCGGACTGGTGGTCAACATTTTTCGCTCGATTCCGTTTATCGTGCTGGTCATTTTGTTAATTCCGGTGGCCCGGTTGATCATCGGCACTTCCATCGGGCCGGAAGCGGCGATTATCAGTCTGGTCGTCGGTTCCGCGCCGTTTATCGCCCGCCTGGTGGAGACGGCGATCCGCGAAGTGGATCGCGGCGTCATCGAGGCGGCCCAGTCGATGGGGGCAACCAACTGGCAGATCATCCGCAAAATCCTGATACCCGAAGCGCTGCCGGCGATCGTCTCGGGGATCACGGTCACCGCTGTCAGCCTGATCGGCTACTCGGCGATGGCCGGGGTCGTCGGGGCAGGCGGGTTGGGCGCGGTCGCCTTCAACTATGGTTTCAACGGCTTTAAACCGGATATCATGCTGGTCACGACCGTTTTCCTGATTCTGCTCGTCCAGGTGGTTCAGATGATCGGCGATTACATCGCCCGTAAGCTGGATCATCGTTAATATATACCAAAATTACAGGATCAATGGGGGTAGTGAGAAATGAAAAAGCGCTGGATCTCATCACTTTTGGCGGGACTGCTGGCCGTATCGCTGACCGCATGCGGAGGCGGCGGCGCGCAGCAGTCTGGCGGCGGCCAGACGGCGGCGTCCGGCTCAGAAAGTTCATCAGGCTCCGCACAAGCGGAACCGACGACGCTCAAAGTCGGCGCGACGGCGGTGCCGCACGCGGAAATTCTCAACGAAGTGGTCAAGCCCGCACTGGAGAAAGAGGGCATCAACCTGGAGGTGATCGTGTTCCAGGATTACGTGCTCCCCAACACCAATCTGGCTGACGGCGAACTGGACGCGAACTACTTCCAGCACATCCCGTGGCTGGAGAACACCAACAAGGAAAAAGGGCTCGATTTGACCTACGTCGCTGGCGTGCACATCGAGCCGATGGGGATCTACTCCAATAAACAAAAAGCGTATCCGGACGTCGCCTCCCTGCCGGAAGGCGCGAAGGTGGCGGTTACCAACGGTCAGGGCGAACACGGCCGCATCCTCGCGCTGCTGCAGGACGCCGGTCTGCTCAAGCTGAAGGATGGCGTGGGCATGAACGGCACGATGGCGGACATCGTGGAGAAAAAGGTGGAACTGGTGGAACTGGAACCGGCGATGCTGCCGCGGGCCATCGAAGACCCGGGCATTGACGCCGCCGTCATCAACTCCAACTTCGCCCTGCAGGCGGGACTGAATCCGACGAAGGACTCGATTCACCTCGAGTCGGGCGAAAACAACCCGTATGTAAACGTGCTGGCTACCCGCCAGGACAACAAGGATTCGGAAGCGATCCAGAAACTGGCCAAAGCACTCACTTCGCCGGAAGTGAAAACGTTCATTGAAGAAAAGTACGGCGGTTCCGTGCTGTTTGTCGGTCAACTGAACCAATAAGCTAAGCTCCCGATTCCCCGGCTGCCAAATGCGGCCGGGGGATTTTTTGTGTGCGAGCTGTCGGGCGGGGCGGTTTCTTTTGGTTTCCCGGGTAGCGGAGCAGGGATGCGGGTGCGGAAGCGGGAATTGGGTCCTTTCCCCAGGGGCATCCGACCAATCCAGCTCACAAACGCTGACATAGAGTATCAGGGAACAGGTGAAACCAAAGGAGGAGAAGCGGTTTGGATATCGACAAGTGGCTCCAGATCGTCAAGGCGATTCCCAGGGAGAAGCTGAAAACGGACGAAGGGCTCAGGGACGTGATCCGGCAACTTGCGAAAAAAGCGGGCAAGAACGTGAGCGACAAGCAGTTGGATCAATACGTGGCCAAGTTCCGCGCGATGTCAAGAAACGAGAGTGCGGCCAGTCTGATGAGCAAGCTGTCGCAAAGAGGGATCAAGCAGCAGGAACTGGAGAAAATCAAAAGACGCCTGCAAAAGTAGGGGGTGAAGATGATCGCGAAGAAAAAGCCCGTCAGCAGCAGGGGGAAGAAGCAAAATCAGCAGCTTCAGCTGGTTGAGGCGGCGGTCAGTCAGATCCGTCAGGCCAACCTCGAGCAGTCCCAGCAGGTGATCGCGGAATTGGCCACATTGCGGGAAGATGTGCAGGAAATCAGACAGATGGTGGAGCGGCTGAAACCGGCCAAGCCGCGGCGGAGTTTGTTCCGAAAGCGGAAGATTCCCGTGGAAGTGGAGCCGGCTCCTGCCCAACAGACCCTGCCGGTCGATCAACTGCTTCCTCTCCTCCCCCACCTTGGCAAGCTCATTCCCCAGCTAAAGAGTCCAAAAGCGGCGGAGACGCTGAAAATTTTGGCCAATCCAGCCGTCATGTCGATGATTCAACAGTTTTTGGCGAACAGCAGCGGGGTGAAAGTACGACCGGTTTCGAGCGGAACGCGCAGCATCCGCCGGTAATGGACGCGAACTTATGGGAGGCCTATACGTGGGCCTTCCATTTTTAGTCCAAAAATCCCAACAACTTTTTTTGGACAAGCAGCGTCTAAACCAACGTGAGCCACAACAAAATGTGACACGGAACTTTGCAACAGGGGAGGACAGAGATGAGACATGTCGTATTTTCCGTGATGATCCTGCTCTGTGCGGCTCTGTTCCCGCTGCTGCCCGCCGCTGCGGCGGAAACAGGCAGCGCGAATCCGATCGCCTTGCTGATTCAGGGCGAACGGGTGAAGCCGGAGGTGCCTCCGCAACTCGTAAACGGACGGACCTTGGTGCCGATCCGGGTGATCGCCGAGGGGTTGGGGGCAGACGTCAAGTGGGATCAAGCGAGCCGAACCGCGACGATTACCCGCGATCAGAAGCGAATCGTGCTGACCTTGAACAGCCGGACTGCTGTCGTCAACGGCAAACAGGTGACGCTGGACGCACCGCCGCTGCTGCAGCAGGAACGAATGCTGCTGCCGCTCCGCTTCGTCGGCGAAGCGCTGGGAGCGACGGTGGGCTGGGAGGCTGGTACGCGCACCGTCGTGGTAAATGAGCCCGTGCGGCTTTTGGTGAACGGCGAAGATCTCTCCGCAGCCGCAAAAGTTTATCAAATGGACGGTACCGTTTACCTGCCGCTTTCGAAAATCACCGAAAAACTGGGCGTAAAGCCGAACCTGAGCGGCGTGACCGCCACGAAAGTGATCGATTCGACGACAGTCGCGCCTTTGCGTGAAGTAGAGCGAGTCATCAAGGAGTTGGGCGGCGAGGTTGACTGGGACAAACCGGACAAGCAGCTACATATCAAACGTCTCGTCTATCTGGAGGACATAACGGCAAACGGGACAACGGTGAAGGTGGAAACGTCCGCACCCGTGACGCCGCAGCACTTTGTTCTGAGCGGTCCGCATCGCATCGTCCTCGACCTGCCGGCCACCGTGCTGTCAGCAGAGCTGCGGGCGAAGCTAAGGGGGAGTGATGCGGTGGGGACGATTGTCTATGGAGCAGCGGCGGACACGGACGACGCCGGAGAAGCGGACGAATCCGACGCCTCGCGGGCGGAAGGCGATGAGGCGAGCGCTGCTTCAGGGCCGCCAAGCTGGCTGTTCGCCGATGCCGAGCGGATGAGCTACGCACAGCAGGCGAGCGCAGCAAATGAAGCGCTTCGCTTGCAGCAGACCGAACGGGCCGAGCAGCCGCTGATTAAGGAAATCCGCTACAGCCAGTTTAGCGAAGCGCCCTATACGGTACGGGTTGTGATCGAATTGAACCAAAAAAGCTCGTATACGGTCACACCGGCCGCGGACGGCTTTACCGTGCAGCTGACGCCAGCGCCGCGCAAGACCGGCTTCCTGATCGTCGTCGATGCCGGCCATGGTGGACACGACCCCGGCGCGATCGGCACAGCCGGCAACCGGGAGAAAGATTTTAACCTCGCTGTGGCCAAGCGCGTGGTAGAACTGCTGAAACAGTATCCGGAGTTTCAACCGGTCGCGACTCGTTCCACGGATGTGTTCCTGGAACTGTCAGAACGAGTGGCGCTGGCCAATGAATACGACGCCGATCTGTTCATCTCCATCCACGCCAACTCGTTCAGCAATCCCAACACGCGGGGGACGGAGACGTACTACTACAACGATTACAGCGAGGCGTTTGCCAAAATCGTGCACAAACACTTGGTGCAGGCTACCGGGTTTCCCGACCGGAAGATGCGGCAATACCCGTTTTACGTGATCAAGCATACGAAAATGCCGGCCGTGCTGACCGAGACCGGTTTTCTGACCAATCCCACGGAGAATGCGCAGCTGACCAATCCGCAGTTTCAGGAAAAGGTGGCCCAAGCGCTGGTTGCTGCGATCCGCGAGTACTACGAGGCTTACCACTAGATGATCGTTTGGATACGGAGGTTATGTCATGAAGCCTTTCCGGCGTTTCGCGAATCTGATGATGCTCCTCTTGCTCTTGTTCAGCTTAAGCGCCTGCGGCAGTGGCAGTACGACACCTGCCGAGAGTGAACCGTCCCAAGCGCCAGCTCCCGCGGCGGGTCAGGAAGCGGAAGAACAGCCCGCGGAGCAGCTGAAGGTGGAGACGCTGCAGGTATACTACAGCGACGCCAATCTGGAAGAGCTTTTGCCGGAGCAGCGGGAGATTTCCTACGACCCGGAAGAAAGCGAAGCGAAGTATGCCCGGGCGCTGGCGCTGTTGGGAGAACCGCGTGAACCGGAGCACGAGCCGCTCTGGGCTAACTTCGCCTATCACGCCGTCAGCTTTGCCGACGGCACCCTGACCATCGACGCGTCGGGGGAGAACCAGTACAACCTGGGGGCCGCCGGCGAAGCGATGGCTTTGGAAGCGCTGAAACGTACGATGTTTCAGTTTCCGGAAGTGGAGCGCATCGTCATTCTGGTCGATGGCAAACCAGCCGACACGCTGATGGGTCATGCGGACATCAGCCAGCCGCTGAGCCGTTAGCACGGGTCGCACTTGGCGAAAAAAGCGGCGGCGAAAAAAAGCGAACAATCGGCGGCAGCGCGCCATACGAATCAACACGCGGCGCGTGCCAGCAAAAGCGGCATGTCCTCGCTGGCGGACACGCCGCTTTTTTTCTGCCGGGAATGGGCCAATGGGGCCGGGGCAGGGGCAAACCTGGTAGGTGCGAATTCCCCTCCGCTACGCGTCACCGCACCTCAGGCAGCGCATACCGCCGCCTGAACCGTTATGCCGTTCTGCGCTGCACTTGCCAGAGAGCGGTTTGCTTGTTCGCCATCTGGTAAAGGTATACAATGAAAAGAGATCATCACTTTTCACACGTGGAGGCGCTTATGATCAAGCTGGGCGTTCTGGATCAGGTATACGTCAGCGAAGGCAGAACCGCCGAAGAAGGGCTGCAGGAATCGACGCGGCTCATCCAAGCCGTGGAAACTCTGGGGTACACGCGTTTCTGGGTTTCCGAACATCACGGCATGCAGGCGATCGCATTTTCCAGCCCGGAAGTGCTGATCGCCCACTTGGCAGCGGCCACATCCCGGATTCGCGTCGGCTCGGGCGGAATCATGCTTCCGCATTACAGCGCTTATAAAGTGGCGGAAAATTTCCGGCTGCTGGAGGCGCTCCATCCCGGCCGCATCGACCTTGGACTGGGGCGCGCGCCGGGCGGGATGCCGCTGTCGACGAGGGCCCTGCAAGAGAATAAATACGTCGATGTGGACCAATATCCGCAGCAAGTGCTGGACTTGATCGGCTTTCTGCACGAAGCCCTGCCCCCTGGACATCGGTACGAACGACTGCTCGCCTCCCCGTCGGTGGCAACGGCGCCGGAAATTTGGCTCTTGGGGTCCAGCGGCGAAAGCGCGAGAATCGCTGCGGAATTGGGTACTTCTTACGCGTTCGCCGAATTTTTCGGAACGCCGGGAGGGCAAGAGGCAATCCGCTACTACCTTCAGCATTTTCGGCCCAATCCGCTGCTGGCCGACCGTCCCCGTACGATGATCGCCACGTTGGCGATCTGCGCCGAGACAGAGGAAGAGGCAGACCGTTTGGCGAAAAGCAGCGATCTGTTGTTCCTTGGCATTCGGACCGGCAAGGAGATGCCCTATTTGCCGTCCGTGAAGACCGCGCTCGATTATCCGTATTCCAAGGTTGAGCTGCTGTACATCCAAGAGATGCGCCAGCGGAGAGTGATTGGAACACCGGCTCAGGTGAAGGAACAGCTGCTGCGGTTGAGCGAGGAATACCAAGCGGAGGAAATATTGCTCAACAGTCCGATCCACGATCAAGAGGCGCGCATCCGTTCCTACGAACTGATCGCGGAGGCGTTCGGTCTAAAGGCTTCATGACAAAAGCTGTCTCGATCCCGTTCGAGACAGCTTTTAACCTGAAAAAAGTGGCGCGGCTGGGTCCTCTTCCTGGACACCGGACCTTTTAGGCGACTTTGAAGTGCTGGCTGATCTCAGCGAGGCGGCCCGACAGATGGATCAAGCGGTCTGCCAGCCGTTTCGCCTTCTCGATCGCGTCCAGCTGCACTTTGGCAGCGGTGGTCATTTCGCCGGTGCAGTCCAGCGTCTCCTGCGCGATGGTCACGAACGAGCGCAGGGTTTGATCCACGTCGGCGAGTGTTTCCGACAAGCGGGAAAGACCCTGGGTGATGACATCCATCTGCGCATTGGCCCGGGCAATGGTTTGCCGCATGGTCTGGAAGGATGTTTCGGTCGACGCCACGCGCCGTTGGCTTTCCGGCAGGTGCCGGGCGGCTTCTTCCGTCTCCGCGGCGACAAGCGCCACATCCCCTTGGATCCGCTGGATCAGCTTGGCGATGTCGAGCGCGGCGTTTTGCGACGCATCGGCCAATTGTCCGATTTCCTGCGCTACGACGGCAAAGCCCCGGCCTGCTTGACCGGCCCGCGATGCTTCGATCGAGGCGTTGAGCGCCAGCAGTTTGGTCTGTTTGGCCATGCCCTGAATTACATCGACGATCTGCCCGATCGAGCGGGAGTGGTCGTTCAGCCTGTCCATCTTCTCCTCCAACCGCTGAAAAATCAGCGCAAAGTCCCGCATCACGGCGATCACCTGATCCAGCTGCTGCTGCCCGTAGTGGGAAATTTGGTTCATTTCCTCGCTTGCCTCGATAATCCCGCTGATTTTGGCGAATAACTGGTTGATCGCTTCCGTCATCTGTGCGAAGGAGTGCGTGGCTTCCTGCGTGGAGGAAGCGGTTTTGGCAACGCTCTCGTTGACGGTCTCCACCTGGGCAAACAACTGCGCCGAGCGCTGCCTTGCTTCGTCAGCCGACTGCTGCATCTGTTCCCCGCCTTGATGCAGTTCCCCAATCATTTGTTTGATCTCCCGAATGATCTGCGCGACCTGCTCGATCATCGCGTTGAAGCTGACGGCGATTCCGTGCAGCTCCGGCCCTTCCTTTTGCAGGTCGGTGCGCACCGTCAGATTGCCGGCGCTCACGCTTTGCATATGCGCAATCAGGCTGCGGAACGGTTTGGTTACGCTGCGCACGACCAGGGAGCCGGACAGCAGCGCCAGCATGAGACAGATCGCCACCGCCCACCAGATCAGCGAAGCCGTCCGGTGAAGGGGGGCCAGATATTGTTCCTGCACCACCGCGATGACATAGACAAATTGCCCTTCCGGGGAAAAGGAGTAGGCCAGGGTGTGGAGCGTGCCGTTCACTTCCGTATGGGTCACGCCGGCTTGTTCCGCTTCCAGCTTTTTGGCCAGCTCGGCGGAATAGGGGATCTCGCCTCTGGTAATTTTGGCAATCGGTTGAAACGAGCCCTGCGAGACGACGAACTGGTTCACGGTCAGGTTCTGCTGGGCGAGATCTGCCTGAAGCTGGCGCAGTTCATAGATGAGCCGCTTGTCATACTGTTCTTCGTCAGCGGCCAGCAGGAATTTCAGCAGCGAAATTTTCTCCGTTACCTTTTTCGTCTCCGCGAGCAGGCGCGCCTCCACCAGTTCCACTACGTTGTTCTTGGCCTGTGTGTAAAAGAGCCAGCCGCACGCGCCAAGCGCCAAAAAGAGAATCAGCAAAAAAGGAATGGTAATTTTGGCGCCAAGCGGCACCCGCTGGTGCAGCCGCTGCAAGATAACCGGCAACGTATGTATGTTCATAACCTTCCTCCTGGTTCAGACGTTCTCTTTACCTCTCATACTAGTGCAGGAACGTAAAGGCAGTGTGGATATCGGATGAAGATACTGTAGTGTAAGCGTACCGCCGGCCCTGCCGTACCGGCAGGCGAGCAGGAGTTAACCGAG contains:
- a CDS encoding methionine ABC transporter ATP-binding protein — encoded protein: MITLSNVVKTFASRFGSFNALNGIDLTIQKGEIFGIIGYSGAGKSTLVRMINMLETPTSGEVFLGETKLNQLSVRELRKARRKIGMVFQHFNLLWSRTVAENVALPLEIAGIPKREHAARVTELLNLVGLADKADAYPSQLSGGQKQRVGIARALANQPDVLLCDEATSALDPKTTDSILELLREINRKLGLTIVLITHEMHVIEKICDRVAVMENGRIIELGSVVEVFSHPKTTTTRELISQVAGTEPVEEAFLDELADGAVLRLTFLGEAANQTVISRMVKELDVDVNILQGQIKRLKDIAFGTLYIQLLGDTELVARAKAFLEQQGITVDVLRGAQGGDRR
- a CDS encoding methionine ABC transporter permease — its product is MSDWLATLFPAVVQFWDIIEKSIYETIYMVGVSLFFASLIGIPLGVLLVITSRNHLLPLPAVNQVLGLVVNIFRSIPFIVLVILLIPVARLIIGTSIGPEAAIISLVVGSAPFIARLVETAIREVDRGVIEAAQSMGATNWQIIRKILIPEALPAIVSGITVTAVSLIGYSAMAGVVGAGGLGAVAFNYGFNGFKPDIMLVTTVFLILLVQVVQMIGDYIARKLDHR
- a CDS encoding MetQ/NlpA family ABC transporter substrate-binding protein, with translation MKKRWISSLLAGLLAVSLTACGGGGAQQSGGGQTAASGSESSSGSAQAEPTTLKVGATAVPHAEILNEVVKPALEKEGINLEVIVFQDYVLPNTNLADGELDANYFQHIPWLENTNKEKGLDLTYVAGVHIEPMGIYSNKQKAYPDVASLPEGAKVAVTNGQGEHGRILALLQDAGLLKLKDGVGMNGTMADIVEKKVELVELEPAMLPRAIEDPGIDAAVINSNFALQAGLNPTKDSIHLESGENNPYVNVLATRQDNKDSEAIQKLAKALTSPEVKTFIEEKYGGSVLFVGQLNQ
- a CDS encoding N-acetylmuramoyl-L-alanine amidase family protein — encoded protein: MRHVVFSVMILLCAALFPLLPAAAAETGSANPIALLIQGERVKPEVPPQLVNGRTLVPIRVIAEGLGADVKWDQASRTATITRDQKRIVLTLNSRTAVVNGKQVTLDAPPLLQQERMLLPLRFVGEALGATVGWEAGTRTVVVNEPVRLLVNGEDLSAAAKVYQMDGTVYLPLSKITEKLGVKPNLSGVTATKVIDSTTVAPLREVERVIKELGGEVDWDKPDKQLHIKRLVYLEDITANGTTVKVETSAPVTPQHFVLSGPHRIVLDLPATVLSAELRAKLRGSDAVGTIVYGAAADTDDAGEADESDASRAEGDEASAASGPPSWLFADAERMSYAQQASAANEALRLQQTERAEQPLIKEIRYSQFSEAPYTVRVVIELNQKSSYTVTPAADGFTVQLTPAPRKTGFLIVVDAGHGGHDPGAIGTAGNREKDFNLAVAKRVVELLKQYPEFQPVATRSTDVFLELSERVALANEYDADLFISIHANSFSNPNTRGTETYYYNDYSEAFAKIVHKHLVQATGFPDRKMRQYPFYVIKHTKMPAVLTETGFLTNPTENAQLTNPQFQEKVAQALVAAIREYYEAYH
- a CDS encoding GerMN domain-containing protein, translated to MKPFRRFANLMMLLLLLFSLSACGSGSTTPAESEPSQAPAPAAGQEAEEQPAEQLKVETLQVYYSDANLEELLPEQREISYDPEESEAKYARALALLGEPREPEHEPLWANFAYHAVSFADGTLTIDASGENQYNLGAAGEAMALEALKRTMFQFPEVERIVILVDGKPADTLMGHADISQPLSR
- a CDS encoding LLM class flavin-dependent oxidoreductase, producing the protein MIKLGVLDQVYVSEGRTAEEGLQESTRLIQAVETLGYTRFWVSEHHGMQAIAFSSPEVLIAHLAAATSRIRVGSGGIMLPHYSAYKVAENFRLLEALHPGRIDLGLGRAPGGMPLSTRALQENKYVDVDQYPQQVLDLIGFLHEALPPGHRYERLLASPSVATAPEIWLLGSSGESARIAAELGTSYAFAEFFGTPGGQEAIRYYLQHFRPNPLLADRPRTMIATLAICAETEEEADRLAKSSDLLFLGIRTGKEMPYLPSVKTALDYPYSKVELLYIQEMRQRRVIGTPAQVKEQLLRLSEEYQAEEILLNSPIHDQEARIRSYELIAEAFGLKAS
- a CDS encoding methyl-accepting chemotaxis protein, whose product is MNIHTLPVILQRLHQRVPLGAKITIPFLLILFLALGACGWLFYTQAKNNVVELVEARLLAETKKVTEKISLLKFLLAADEEQYDKRLIYELRQLQADLAQQNLTVNQFVVSQGSFQPIAKITRGEIPYSAELAKKLEAEQAGVTHTEVNGTLHTLAYSFSPEGQFVYVIAVVQEQYLAPLHRTASLIWWAVAICLMLALLSGSLVVRSVTKPFRSLIAHMQSVSAGNLTVRTDLQKEGPELHGIAVSFNAMIEQVAQIIREIKQMIGELHQGGEQMQQSADEARQRSAQLFAQVETVNESVAKTASSTQEATHSFAQMTEAINQLFAKISGIIEASEEMNQISHYGQQQLDQVIAVMRDFALIFQRLEEKMDRLNDHSRSIGQIVDVIQGMAKQTKLLALNASIEASRAGQAGRGFAVVAQEIGQLADASQNAALDIAKLIQRIQGDVALVAAETEEAARHLPESQRRVASTETSFQTMRQTIARANAQMDVITQGLSRLSETLADVDQTLRSFVTIAQETLDCTGEMTTAAKVQLDAIEKAKRLADRLIHLSGRLAEISQHFKVA